The Amaranthus tricolor cultivar Red isolate AtriRed21 chromosome 6, ASM2621246v1, whole genome shotgun sequence genome has a segment encoding these proteins:
- the LOC130815692 gene encoding BTB/POZ domain-containing protein At5g17580 has protein sequence MAFNDASSRCSRHIYPPNGRLSLSIAPIQLDKGLLAKRSAKVATLLKNNPNEDISAFIRASPYEPESLELVGRFIHGMEVKMMSDNIVPLICLAHYLQMTEAHSPNNLLNNAILFLERKILPSWNQSIRSLQAISGAMYEQAAENGLLDIMVESVTAHAVSNPSLVDEPMMDDDEWDDETSSSRDSCTSKEDLSTLPVKVYEAMIEGMVKGKVGEEKIVGSLYGYYKRHGSERESIEAIERLIPNGESVKTYRLLLEMYVKAVKEKASGECVASLGKRIGKQLERARVEDLVGLKLGVESLRQVLKGYYGNMKEKNGRGLVVVAELMEEYLVEIAKGKETDASSFTEMAEMSSYTSSIGSNRLLDGIYRAVDTYLENHRDLSESEKEQLCKVLDFQKMSSQACKHAAMNQKLPLRVLVQVLFVSQLEIRDNIRKSLGESCWIQEERANEREVQVHHQDDDHDDDDKEELIRFSGCHQKKSEKKVGLWAGMKRKLGCMGSSSSHEYETLHDCNCCQHTLNNKNKKNKKNHHLN, from the exons ATGGCTTTCAATGATGCATCATCAAG GTGTTCCAGACACATATATCCACCAAATGGTCGCTTGTCACTAAGTATTGCCCCAATCCAATTAGACAAA GGACTTCTAGCCAAAAGATCAGCCAAAGTAGCAACCTTGCTTAAGAACAACCCGAATGAAGACATCTCAGCCTTCATCAGAGCATCACCATACGAACCCGAATCCTTAGAACTCGTAGGAAGATTTATCCATGGCATGGAAGTCAAGATGATGAGCGACAACATTGTCCCACTGATCTGCCTAGCACACTACCTGCAGATGACAGAGGCACATAGTCCAAACAACttactcaacaatgcaattTTGTTCTTAGAAAGAAAAATTCTCCCTAGCTGGAACCAAAGCATAAGATCTCTACAAGCAATATCAGGGGCTATGTACGAGCAAGCAGCAGAAAACGGGCTATTAGACATCATGGTAGAAAGCGTCACTGCACACGCAGTATCCAACCCAAGTCTAGTAGATGAACCCATGATGGATGATGATGAATGGGATGAtgaaacatcatcatcaagagATTCATGTACATCAAAGGAGGATTTAAGTACATTGCCAGTAAAAGTGTATGAAGCAATGATAGAAGGAATGGTGAAAGGAAAAGTAGGAGAAGAGAAAATAGTGGGATCGCTGTACGGGTACTATAAGAGACATGGAAGTGAAAGGGAAAGCATAGAAGCCATAGAAAGACTGATACCAAATGGGGAAAGTGTAAAAACATACAGGCTATTGTTAGAGATGTATGTAAAGGCAGTAAAAGAAAAAGCAAGCGGGGAATGTGTAGCATCATTGGGAAAAAGAATAGGTAAGCAATTAGAGAGGGCAAGAGTAGAGGATCTGGTAGGCTTAAAGCTGGGTGTAGAGAGTCTAAGACAGGTATTAAAGGGTTATTATGGAAATATGAAGGAGAAAAATGGGAGGGGACTAGTAGTAGTGGCAGAGCTAATGGAAGAGTACTTAGTAGAGATAGCTAAGGGGAAAGAAACGGATGCAAGTAGTTTCACAGAAATGGCAGAAATGAGTAGTTACACATCAAGTATAGGGAGTAACCGGTTGTTGGATGGGATTTATAGGGCAGTAGATACATACTTGGAGAATCATAGGGACTTAAGTGAATCAGAGAAAGAACAACTTTGTAAGGTTTTGGACTTCCAAAAGATGTCATCACAAGCTTGTAAGCATGCCGCGATGAATCAGAAGTTGCCATTAAGGGTGTTAGTGCAAGTTTTGTTCGTCTCACAATTGGAAATAAGGGATAATATCCGTAAATCTTTAGGGGAATCATGTTGGATTCAAGAAGAGCGAGCGAATGAGAGGGAAGTACAAGTACATCATCAggatgatgatcatgatgatgatgataaggaAGAGCTTATTAGGTTTAGTGGGTGTCATCAAAAGAAGAGTGAGAAGAAAGTTGGTTTATGGGCTGGAATGAAGAGGAAGCTTGGATGTATGGGAAGTAGTAGTAGTCATGAGTATGAGACTTTGCATGATTGCAATTGCTGCCAACACACATtaaacaacaagaacaagaagaatAAGAAGAATCATCATCTCAACTAG
- the LOC130814943 gene encoding lycopene epsilon cyclase, chloroplastic translates to MVDYCLGASKFATMAVSSPLSHFRLPHKSIKLHRNFQAVCFWRPSCPYVVDCSTGSGLSGNSKWKIANSDSSCVATKEHFANEEDFIKAGGSELVYVQMQQNKDMDNHSKIGDKLPQISGGDELLDMVVIGCGPAGLALAAESAKLGLKVGLVGPDLPFTNNYGVWEDEFKALGLEGCIEQVWRDTIVYIDDDNPISIGRSYGRVSRHLLHEELVKRCLESGVSYLNAKVDRIMEGFDGHSLVACERDFTISCRLVTVASGAASGKLLEYEVGGPRVCVQTAYGVEVEVESSPYDPNVMVFMDYRDYTKQSFQSLEAKYATFLYAMPITPTRIFFEETCLASVDAMPFDLLKKKLIERLQTMGVRIIKTYEEEWSYIPVGGSLPNTEQRNLAFGAAASMVHPATGYSVVRSLSEAPKYASAIANIIKSKNAFLRQGNENISIEAWNTLWPQERKRQRAFFLFGLALLVQLDIEGIRTFFRTFFRVPKWMWEGFLGSNLSSVDLIWFAFYMFVIAPNDLRMSLIRHLLSDPTGATMIRTYMTLI, encoded by the exons ATGGTGGATTACTGTCTCGGAGCTTCGAAATTCGCTACAATGGCGGTTTCATCACCTCTAAGTCACTTTCGTTTGCCGCATAAGAGCATCAAACTACACCGAAATTTCCAGGCGGTTTGCTTTTGGAGACCGAGTTGTCCATACGTTGTAGATTGTAGTACTGGTAGTGGACTGAGTGGAAATAGTAAGTGGAAGATTGCGAATAGTGATAGTAGTTGTGTAGCTACTAAAGAACATTTTGCTAATGAGGAAGATTTTATTAAAGCTGGAGGTTCTGAGCTTGTGTATGTTCAAATGCAACAAAACAAGGATATGGATAATCATTCCAAAATTGGTGATAAG TTGCCTCAAATATCAGGTGGAGATGAATTGCTGGATATGGTAGTAATTGGTTGTGGTCCAGCTGGTCTAGCTTTGGCAGCAGAATCTGCTAAATTAGGATTAAAAGTTGGCCTGGTTGGTCCTGATCTTCCCTTTACTAATAACTACGGCGTTTGGGAAGATGAATTTAAAG CATTGGGACTTGAAGGTTGTATTGAGCAGGTTTGGCGTGATACCATTGTAtatattgatgatgataatcCTATTTCTATTGGTCGATCTTATGGAAGAGTTAGCAGGCATTTACTTCATGAGGAACTGGTGAAAAG gTGTTTGGAGTCAGGTGTCTCTTATCTGAACGCAAAAGTTGATCGAATTATGGAAGGTTTTGATGGACATAGTCTTGTTGCTTGTGAACGTGATTTCACAATCTCGTGCAG GCTTGTAACAGTTGCATCTGGAGCAGCTTCAGGAAAACTCCTTGAGTATGAAGTAGGTGGTCCAAGGGTTTGTGTTCAAACAGCCTACGGTGTGGAGGTGGAG GTGGAAAGCAGTCCTTATGATCCAAACGTTATGGTGTTCATGGACTACAGGGATTACACTAAACAAAGCTTTCAATCTCTGGAGGCAAAGTATGCAACGTTCTTGTATGCAATGCCAATAACACCAACCAGAATTTTCTTTGAG GAGACTTGTTTGGCTTCTGTAGATGCCATGCCCTTCGATTTGCTCAAGAAAAAACTCATTGAAAGATTACAAACTATGGGTGTTCGTATCATTAAAACATATGAAGAG GAGTGGTCTTATATACCTGTTGGTGGATCCTTACCTAATACAGAGCAAAGGAACCTTGCGTTTGGGGCTGCTGCTAGCATGGTGCATCCAGCCACAG GATATTCAGTTGTGAGATCATTGTCAGAGGCTCCAAAGTATGCTTCGGCAATTGCAAATATAATCAAGTCAAAAAATGCATTTTTGCGTCAAGGGAATGAGAACATTTCAATTGAAG CCTGGAATACTCTTTGGCCTCAAGAAAGGAAACGTCAAAGAGCCTTTTTCCTGTTTGGACTTGCACTTTTAGTCCAGCTTGATATTGAGGGTATCAGAACATTTTTCCGCACATTTTTCCGAGTTCCAAAATG GATGTGGGAGGGATTCCTTGGTTCAAATCTGTCTTCCGTTGATCTCATATGGTTTGCCTTTTACATGTTCGTTATTGCTCCAAATGATTTGAGGATGAGCCTTATAAGGCATCTACTATCTGATCCTACAGGAGCAACTATGATAAGAACATATATGACTTTAATATGA